Proteins from a single region of Eublepharis macularius isolate TG4126 chromosome 9, MPM_Emac_v1.0, whole genome shotgun sequence:
- the CSDC2 gene encoding cold shock domain-containing protein C2, producing MSSDQTSHSTVPPLHSPKSPVWPTFPFNREGSRICERGNHLLRDLPSPLPTKRTRTYSATARASAGPVYKGVCKQFSRSQGHGFITPESGTEDIFVHVSDIEGEYVPVEGDEVTYKICPIPPKNQKFQAVEVVLTHLAPHTKHETWSGQIIGS from the exons ATGTCATCTGATCAGACTTCTCATTCCACTGTGCCACCTCTACATTCTCCAAAGTCACCCGTATGGCCTACTTTCCCCTTTAACCGGGAGGGAAGCAGGATCTGTGAAAGGGGTAACCATCTTCTTCGGGACTTGCCTAGCCCCCTTCCCACCAAAAGAACCAGGACATACTCTGC GACCGCTCGTGCATCTGCTGGCCCTGTCTACAAGGGTGTATGCAAACAGTTTTCACGCTCCCAGGGCCATGGTTTCATCACCCCAGAGTCTGGTACAGAGGATATATTTGTACATGTGTCTGA catTGAGGGGGAGTATGTCCCAGTAGAAGGAGATGAGGTCACATACAAAATCTGCCCCATCCCACCGAAGAATCAGAAGTTCCAGGCTGTAGAGGTGGTGCTAACCCACTTAGCTCCACACACAAAGCATGAAACATGGTCTGGTCAGATAATTGGCTCATAA
- the PMM1 gene encoding phosphomannomutase 1, with translation MAIPRSRERILCLFDVDGTLTPPRQKIELEVAEFLEELCKRVMIGVVGGSDYSKIAEQLGEEDEVINKFDYVFAENGTVQYKNGQLISKQAIQNHLGEELLQELINFCLNYIALLKLPKKRGTFIEFRNGMLNISPIGRSCTMEERIEFSELDKKERIREKFVAALQREFAGKGLRFSRGGMISFDVFPEGWDKRYCLDILGDERFDIIHFFGNETTPGGNDYEIYDDPRTVGHSVQSPHETVQRCRELFFPETVNES, from the exons AAAATCGAGCTAGAAGTAGCTGAGTTTCTGGAAGAGCTGTGCAAGAGAGTGATGATCGGCGTGGTGGGGGGCTCCGACTACTCCAAGATCGCTGAGCAGCTAGGAGAAGAGGATGAAG TCATCAACAAGTTTGATTACGTCTTTGCTGAAAATGGCACCGTGCAGTACAAGAATGGACAACTAATCTCCAAGCAG GCTATCCAGAACCATCTTGGGGAGGAACTTCTGCAGGAACTGATAAACTTCTGTCTCAACTACATAGCCCTATTAAAGTTGCCCAAGAAACG AGGGACCTTCATAGAATTCCGCAATGGAATGTTGAACATCTCTCCCATTGGACGAAGCTGCACCATGGAGGAACGAATAGAGTTTTCAGAGCTGGACAAG AAAGAGAGGATCCGAGAGAAGTTCGTAGCTGCCCTGCAGAGAGAGTTTGCTGGCAAGGGCCTGCGATTTTCCCGAG GTGGCATGATTAGCTTTGACGTCTTCCCAGAGGGCTGGGATAAGCGCTATTGCCTTGATATCCTTGGCGATGAAAGATTTGATATCATACATTTCTTTGGGAACGAGACAACTCCA GGTGGGAATGATTATGAAATCTATGATGATCCCCGGACAGTAGGACACAGCGTTCAGTCTCCTCATGAAACAGTCCAGAGGTGCCGGGAGCTCTTCTTTCCGGAGACAGTGAACGAATCTTGA